A genome region from Drosophila simulans strain w501 chromosome 2R, Prin_Dsim_3.1, whole genome shotgun sequence includes the following:
- the LOC27208812 gene encoding uncharacterized protein LOC27208812, protein MNHLFVLTFILLFAAALGSEGELTEMCQPQLNRRDLFDIAVLAAIKVLIRQVESFNEDRPISSNLMVHITTIVSKYILTGKSVKFILRLLYVGCRLNKPLAEENKTQAAVRTAFLCLWELGKEKCYTYKEKEEGDISVEWR, encoded by the exons ATG AATCATCTGTTCGTCTTAACTTTTATTCTGCTTTTTGCCGCTGCCTTGGGATCTGAAGGTGAATTGACCGAAATGTGTCAACCACAATTAAACAGGAGAGACCTATTCGACATAGCCGTGTTGGCCGCCATAAAGGTTCTCATCCGTCAGGTTGAGAGCTTCAACGAGGATCGGCCTATCTCTTCAAACCTGATGGTTCACATTACGACTATAGTTTCTAAGTACATCCTGACCGGTAAGAGCGTAAAGTTCATCCTTCGGCTGCTCTATGTGGGATGCCGCCTGAACAAACCGCTGgcagaagaaaataaaacacaagcTGCAGTCCGCACAGCATTCTTATGCTTGTGGGAGTTGGGCAAAGAAAAGTGCTATACATACAAGGAAAAGGAGGAAGGAGACATCTCTGTGGAGTGGCGATGA